A window of Glycine soja cultivar W05 chromosome 13, ASM419377v2, whole genome shotgun sequence genomic DNA:
cttcttgccATGTTTCCATGATGATTTTCCATCCAAGAAAACTATTTCACCCGTACCTTGGCTCAAGTGATTCTACCATGGGGATGGGGAGGAGAACAAATTATAGTTCAATACCTTCGCCTCTTCACTCACCAATCCCACTTTCATCAATTCCGTGGGTTCCTTCCCTCATTCATGGAGATCACATGCATCTAAACCTTGCACCTATCGTTATAATTGTCTTAGCTGGCACAACTTGCATAATTATGTTTCTCATCACCTTGTTCAAAATCCTAAGGTACTATTATCCAAATAGATACAACGTTAGCAGAAGCAACCCACCAATATTATTTGACATTCGTGGAGATTTTCCCTTTTCTGATGATGAGGAACGTGAACAAGCCATTAGGCATCCCATATGGTTCATCCTCACAGAGGGTCTCCAACAGTCAATCATAGACTCCATCACAGTATGCAAATACAGAAAAGAGGAAGGGTTAACTAAAGAATCTGAGTGTCTTGTTTGCCTTGGTGAGTTTCAACAAGAAGAGAGTCTAAGAGTTTTGCCAAAGTGTAACCATGCTTTTCACGTCCCTTGTGTTGATACTTGGTTGAGATCTCATAAAACCTGTCCACTGTGTCGTGCCCCTATTGTTCTTGATGTTGCCAGTGTTGGTGGTGGCACGGAGTCTGATTCAAGTGTTTCTGATATGAATGAATGCATAGAAGAAAGTAATTATAgtggtggagaagaagaagattctAGTGAAGAGGGGAGGGATGATGGAATTCAAGTTTTGAATGAATCTGGCAAGGTGAGTGGCCATTCTTCAATTCTAATTGGTTCTGCTTCTGATGATGTTACTGCACAAGAATTTGATGATGAAATTGAACTCAAAATGAAGAGGTCTGTCTCGGTGGATTcatcttttccttcaatggtACTTAGGGATGTGTTGGATTTAAATTTGGATACAGAAAGCTTGGTGATTGAAAAGGTTTCAATTTCAAGTAACAAAGATGTTATTGCACTGCAAGAGAGGAATTTCTCATTGAGGTTCTCTTCACATGACACAAAATTCTTATTTTCCAGACGTAGCAGGAGCCAGAGTTTAACTCTTCCATTGTGAACTAGACGCATgcattgcaattgaggatataTATTCACCTTGCAAAGTCAAGTAAAAATTCAAGGATGTTCTGATGATTGAGACCTCGGCATATTGTTGGGAAGATGATTCTTCTATGAGAATTTATCCAAGTTTTCAAGGTATATAGATAAATGATTATTTGCATGAAAGCATTCTTCTATATTTGTCTTCCCGTATTTCATTTACATTAGGCGTGTGTTTCAGTATGCTtaatattaatcaataaaacAATATGCATAATATTTTCAACCCACTCTACTCCATGATCCAGCGGCTAGCTATTCTCATCCGTCAAGCACATACTTGTAAAGATGACTACATAAGCAAATATTCACATGAAAAACTTTCAACATTATCTTGacctatatctttttattttggaGATCGATATGACCCATATATGTTTTTAGAACTCAAACTACATGTACTTAATTATTTACTATTTGTTTCCATCTtccttaaaaaattgataaggTTTCATAATGAATAAGGCTAGCTATCAATCATGGTACCTTTTAGGTGAGCATCGGCTAAATCGACTTTCTTATCACTCGAGggtaaaattttattcaattttctaatcgagtatcttttaaaaaattatccaagaGGAGGTAATTGGTAATGTGAATTATGACTTCTGAGTTAGACGTGGTAAATCTTATTCcgacttcttattttttttttaatttgtttaactgaagtcgtaaaattatttatagttaattttttttttgactttaaagttgtaaatttttttttttggttttataactttaaagtcgtaaaaccttttttattatttatttatttttttaaggtttacgactttgaagtcgtaaacctttttttttatattttttttaagttttttttaaaatttacaattttttattgaaaatttttaaaaaaatatttaaatgtataataaataatattaatttaacttatttattagtatattttttattattttatttgatatgttattaattaattttaatgttttattatttgaaacatattatatatttttaatattattttatttaaatatttttttatttaaagtttaaataatctattaataaaaattaaaaacaacataattaatatattaataaaaaaacgcATAATACAACATAATCTCATTATTAGTTTAACAAAtacgtaatttttatttaaatataatcaacttttaaattaaagtcattcaaatttttaatatctctttttaaatttttaatgtatttttattaataaattatctaaattttaaataaaaaaatttaaataaaataatattaaaaatatataacattgttttaaataataaaacattaaaataaattaataacatatcaaataaaatcataaaaaatatattaatgaataagtcaacttaatattatttattatacatttaaatattttttttaaattaaaaaaagtaaaaaaacataaaaattgtagtttttgttaaaaaaaaagaggtttaTGACTTCAAAGTTATAAACCTTAAGGAAAAAAagttttacgactttaaagtcgtaaaacaaaaaaacattatttatgacttgagagtcgtaaaaaaaatattttaactgaaatcataaataattttacgatttcagttaaaaaaattaaaagtcataAGAAGGGTGATGATTTCTAATTGAGAAGTCCTAACTTCTTTTAGGACTTATCCTCTTTTagatcattttttaaaagatatttctgattggaaaattggataaaattttaTCCCATGTAATAAAAAAGccgataaattattattatgcatGACTATATTATTGGCTAAATGCTGAGAAGTGTTCATGATTCTAATTAATCTCCTTAACTATTCACTGGTGTAATTAAGTTGACCATAAATCCGAATTGTTGAACACCTATCCCGTACCCCAATTACACGTTCTTAGTCTCTTTTCTCTCCCGTCCTAGGAGTTTTTCACGTCATTTTATCATGAGAGGGACATTATATGAAGACTTTGAACTTGAAGTTTGAACAAGTAGAACTGAGATGTGACTTAACTCTAcaagtaagaaaaagaaaaaaaaagttatatgtaTACCCAAAAATCCTACTCAACACCTAGTAGTGAGGTAAAGGGAAATATAGGTAAAATAAGATTTATCTTGTgattaattgaaagaaaaaataaaaagtattaatgtgatatttaaaataatgagatATTTATGTATCAAGAGTTTATTATTCTCGTTATAGATAAAATCTTGCCAAACATGTTATAAACATTGTTCATATATTCTTccccttataattttaaaaataataattatatgtcATATTAAGAATTTCACCCAGAAAATTCACAACTTGGCATGCACGACAACCATTTTGCTCCGCATGAGTATTCTCTGTAGAACGTTGGTTTGGCCAAGAATACGTGCAGAACGTATTGAACGCATGGAAAAAGTCACAATGTTCATTTGCTCCACACAAATAGACAAAATAGGCAATTCCATACTGCTCTAGTTTCTTTCTGAAGAAGAGTCAAGAAGCTGGTTCAGTGGTGTAGTTTGTTTCTTCTCGTGCAGATTTTCAATACTCATTATCATGCCTGCTTGGATATTTGTTGAATGAGAAAATTTGCAGGTTGTGGCTTAGCTTATGTCGTAACCACTGTCAATTTGGAAGATACTGTACGTGTGTATTTTGgttcaattcaaatttaataaaattcacatgATCTTttagcttctttctttttttataaatattttaacaaaagtcACATAAATTCACTCAATAATAAAGTTAACAGTGGATGAATACGTCATCACCAAATAATACATAacaaatagtaaattaaaaatagacccTAAAATGACATAATAAAGAGTAACACACGTTGATTATCCTCCAACTTTACCCTAAATCCAAACTTTTGACATGATGAGAATCTAATTTCAGACATCAAAACCCTGAAGAGAAGAATTTGTTTCGGTGCAAATTAACATTTCTGTATAATATGAAACATTAAGTTTATTAAAATCTTTCTGAGCAAAGTTGAACCGTTATTATCAAAAGAGATAACAGATTTCCTGTAACTTTGTATCTTCCTCAACTTCTTGCATTAGGGTTAACTAtttcaagagagaaagaaattaGTTGCAGCTAACAGTGCAATGAATCCATCATATATAGAAGATGTTGATGATAAAACAAAGTGAGCAAACATGTCTTTTTCTTCGCTTGTACCTTTTACCTTGCCTTTCCTAATTCTGTTTCCTCTGTTTTTTATCCAAGTCAAATACATGATAATAGAAGCGGAGATCCTAAATAATCAGTTAGTTATTGAATTAGAATTAATAGTTGAAGAACCCCACAAACAAAGTTTCCTTTTTCAGTTTACAAACCGTGTGAGAACGTTTTTTTTGTCCTTACCTTTCCCACCCTATAAAgttgttcttttctttcatcCTTATTTCATTGGCTTCGTTTTCATATAACTGgaacattcttttttattttcattttaatttttttctagttCTATAATTAACTGAGGAGTTGAGAGAAGCAATCTTTGGCTTTTTTGAGTTCTCTCTTGGACTACATAATCGGGACATAGCTTTTTCCCATGATGGATTCTGCATATTTTTCCTTTCTGGGGGCTTTTGAAGCCTGCATTAATTCTTAATGGGACTTGTTTTTTACCAAATGGGCATGTGCATTCTTACTCTGCTGCTATCTCATCTATTCTGGGGTATATTCAGGTAAGGTAAACTCATTTAACTTCAAAGTTTCATTTCATggcttataaattatttattcttcaAAATGTGTTGAGTCcatatttaaaagaaagaaaaaaagtgatttgAATAATCTTGCATTACTTTGTAGTTTCTACTATTTAGTTTTGTTTTCTGTTACTTTTAGGATGAAATACTGGTAAGACAAATGTTCCCAGGCTTGGTGGTGATAGCTACTTTGGAAGAAATTGGAATTGTAGACATTATTCTAGATTGACTGAAGAATTCTTTCAGGTTCTTGAATCTCGATCAGTTCTAATACAGCTATAGCTGTATGCTAGTAGCTGTAATTCTTAGTTGGCATCTCTTTTCTTCTAACTTTATCTTGGAGGGTGAGAGTTACTTCCTTTTTCATGTGTAATTGAATGAATATGGTAGGCACCAATAGTTAAGCAGGACTTCAAACATAACAACGGAATTTTAAGAATTGGTTTTGCTGGAGTGATACGTGGAACTTGAAGCTTTATTGTATGAATATGGtaatcagaatttcaattttgtacCTCCGAAGGCCAATTTCTTACATGTGGTGGTGGAGGCTGCACTGTCTCTGCAACAACGAAATCTCCTTCATCATCAGAGACATGGAATTGAGCGGGACGGAAAAAATAGGATTCACCTCAAGATAAAGGGTGGGGCATATCTTCAGGTATTAATTCTTCTgatttctacaaaattagaagtCATTTGGTtgcatgtaaaaaatataatgttgtGTTTCCACAAGATTCTTTTGTCATCATGTTGTACAGAGGAATTGATGAAGAGCACCAGACTCTACCAAGGAGAATCACTCAGAGCCCAACTTACCTGAAGGACTATGAGAGCCATTAAGTTGTTATGACTCCGAAAGAAATGGCCCGCAAACGGGAACAAGGTCTATGCTATAACTATGCTAAGCAAAGGCCAAATGTGTCATACATAGTGTTCACAGTAGTTTGTTATATAGGGCGCTTGGGGGATCATTCATTTGATGTTGCACTGAAGAATAGTTATAAGTCTCCACATATTTTTCTGTAACTTCCTTTCATccaacttatatatatttcgttTTTGCAAATCTTTTGAATCCGTGAAAGCCATCACatacataataatatttacaaaataaaataacagatTGTGTTCCCTATTGATTGTTGTAACTGCAGAGACATAGAAATAGCTTTATCACCATAGAGGATTTCAAATTTCTATATAAACATGGAATAAATACTGTGAGGATACCAGTTGGGTGGTGGATTGCTTATGATCCTGATCCTCCGAGTCCATTTATTGGAGGAAGTCTTGAAGCTCTAGATAATGCATTTTCATGGGCACAGTAGGTTTTGATTTTGCTGCATTACCTTCAACTCTTCAAGGTTTTTAGCACAATTGGAACTTTGTTTTTCCTTCTGACAATCAATATGCCTAATTATCGTGTTGCAGGGAATATGATATTAAATGCATAATTGACCTTCATGCTGCTCCTGCTTCCCAAAATGGGATGGAGCATAGTGCAAGCAGAGATGGATTTACGGGTTGGCCAACTTCTCCTGATTATATTTCCGACTCATTACATGCTAttgattttttagtttctagGTATGttttaaatgtgcaaacataTTCTGAGATTGTTCGTATCATCTAATATGTACTGTTATGATTTTATTGGTTGCTATAATTATATTGGTTGAATACACTTGTTAGGACTTAGGATCAGTAAATAGTTCCACTCTTTTTGCAGTAAGAGGaaaagtttttactttttattagcATTGAAGCAGTGAATAAcagaatataatatataaatggtGTCCTAGAAGGGAAACTTAGAAATATCATTCATTTGGCATTTAACTTCCTATAAAATGATTCCCTCTTCTATATTCTTCACTGTCCCTTTTCTTCCTGGTCAGAAATTATACTGTTATGAAATTCATGGTAAAGAAAATAGCATTGATGTTTTCTCTCCTACAATTGCTTCCTATTAGATGGAGACAATGGCATTTGTTGGCTTTATTGTTAAGCAAATGCTTTGTGAATCTCTGTGTTTACCTTTACTTAACATACATTTTCATTTGCAGATATGCAAAAAATCCTGCTTTGCTGGGAATTGAGCTATTGAATGAACCATCTGCTGCCACAGTTTCATTAGatgttttaatttcatattacaAGCAGGGCTACCAAATTGTTCGAAAATATTCATCATCAGCTTATGTGATAATCTGCCAGAGAATTGGTGT
This region includes:
- the LOC114381012 gene encoding RING-H2 finger protein ATL51-like → MMIFHPRKLFHPYLGSSDSTMGMGRRTNYSSIPSPLHSPIPLSSIPWVPSLIHGDHMHLNLAPIVIIVLAGTTCIIMFLITLFKILRYYYPNRYNVSRSNPPILFDIRGDFPFSDDEEREQAIRHPIWFILTEGLQQSIIDSITVCKYRKEEGLTKESECLVCLGEFQQEESLRVLPKCNHAFHVPCVDTWLRSHKTCPLCRAPIVLDVASVGGGTESDSSVSDMNECIEESNYSGGEEEDSSEEGRDDGIQVLNESGKVSGHSSILIGSASDDVTAQEFDDEIELKMKRSVSVDSSFPSMVLRDVLDLNLDTESLVIEKVSISSNKDVIALQERNFSLRFSSHDTKFLFSRRSRSQSLTLPL